The following coding sequences are from one Mycosarcoma maydis chromosome 23, whole genome shotgun sequence window:
- a CDS encoding alpha-hydroxylase AHD1, whose translation MTTRTATSTSTTVHGHLGDLKLRNAAITGPHLQPKAAKQDLADTKPDSARTFPGLGFKLSPTEERLRAKRNWGFLETAYDNSKVMGLTTHFVTITMAIVFNKSWLAKPVYDWLNTYDRFTIHTVHTWILLSTCQLLVIGLFALTDLSGRPSWLARYRMQPHKPPTLAQYKKLIPVVLFNLVVVNTISNIIYYPLAEWRGIQTTYETLPSGKKLVAQWLVCLLMEDIGFYTVHRALHHPRIYKYIHKKHHEFSAPIAGASTYAHPLEHYFSNLVPILVGLLITRAHISVQYLFFTGLMIGSHVQHSGYNIPFLTCALVHDWHHYFNTENYGPVGLLDAIFKTNKTFKAWTSETVAAFHGDRAKARQAALEKLAQIEAEEQERIR comes from the exons ATGACCACTCGAACCGCCACGTCCACAAGCACCACTGTGCACGGTCACCTTGGTGATCTCAAGCTGCGCAATGCTGCCATCACTGGTCCTCATTTGCAGCCAAAGGCTGCCAAACAAGATCTTGCAGACACCAAGCCTGACTCCGCTCGTACTTTTCCAGGCCTGGGCTTCAAGCTTAGTCCCACCGAGGAGAGGCTGCGTGCCAAGCGCAATTGGGGCTTCCTCGAGACCGCCTACGATAACTCCAAGGTCATGGGTCTCACCACCCACTttgtcaccatcaccatgGCCATCGTCTTTAACAAGTCTTGGCTTGCCAAGCCCGTTTATGACTGGCTGAACACCTACGATCGCTTCACCATCCACACTGTTCACACTTGGATCTTGCTTTCCACCTGCCAACTGCTGGTCATTGGCCTTTTTGCCCTCACCGACTTGAGCGGCCGTCCGTCGTGGCTGGCCAGGTACCGCATGCAGCCACACAAGCCTCCGACGCTGGCTCAGTACAAGAAGCTGATCCCTGTCGTCTTATtcaacctcgtcgtcgtcaatACGATCTCCAACATCATCTACTATCCTTTGGCCGAATGGCGAGGAATTCAGACCACCTACGAGACGCTCCCTTCAGGCAAAAAATTGGTCGCTCAGTGGCTCGTTTGTCTCTTGATGGAAGATATCGGCTTCTACACTGTCCATCGAGCTCTGCACCACCCACGCATCTACAAGTACATCCACAAGAAGCATCACGAATTCAGTGCACCCATTGCCGGAGCGTCCACATACGCCCATCCACTCGAGCACTACTTCAGCAACCTCGTTCCCATCCTTGTCGGCTTGCTCATCACACGCGCCCATATCAGCGTGCAGTACCTCTTCTTCACTGGCCTCATGATCGGCAGTCACGTGCAGCACAGCGGCTATAATA TTCCCTTCCTGACATGTGCTTTGGTCCACGATTGGCACCACTACTTCAACACGGAGAACTACGGCCCAGTCGGCCTGCTTGACGCCATCTTCAAGACCAACAAGACCTTCAAAGCCTGGACAAGCGAAACCGTTGCTGCCTTCCATGGCGATCGCGCCAAGGCCAGGCAGGCCGCCctcgagaagcttgccCAAATCGAGGccgaagagcaagagcgaaTCAGATAA